The Lycium barbarum isolate Lr01 chromosome 9, ASM1917538v2, whole genome shotgun sequence genome has a segment encoding these proteins:
- the LOC132609304 gene encoding uncharacterized protein LOC132609304 — translation MPDNKKMLCLRFDDNNLEFGYLLGLSIWLPAIVLVYCVLKFLLQLLTHHPQNISQPTEGETKIAKNKKSDTAQAEDLLDEAKKYSSVEDRKAEQAVVCRFRKRQEKIQREITREEESESRVLASSCVSKVPPRLRDGDLVHFSHRHPLLRFHFRGTEVLRCNMCTIIISGVAYGCDYCHYFLHEVCSNIPRRIRHDFHPMHSLTLLPIPSIAHWHSKFENKFRCVACGYDDSYRHHSLFSFYYHCDLCKFDLHLECASVQTTLIHKVKYPLDLFTYFPLESEGATLLCGICSQVMNRQSSWLFYNREFDYICHFECAAEEELGVIGDDIFLSEVQKSLVIQKCCPGQQPKLEQLGEVTHFSHRHPLKAIKHTNEASIMSTCCICSNKASSGYTCQLCNYFIDENCFPLPRKIQHHFHPNHPLILTSYANHPKFKCPACTQEGGAAYHCSACKFDLHRSCAGAPMTLTLGENKKVPYKLLHSYPYESEMADIKCSDCSTALNSKQSFLYYNFDLDEVLHVQCALDREASNSYGTKFLLVSKRLNSIRIEEDHS, via the coding sequence ATGCCGGACAACAAGAAGATGCTATGCTTGCGCTTTGACGATAACAACTTGGAATTCGGTTATTTACTAGGCCTTTCTATATGGCTGCCCGCTATTGTTCTTGTTTATTGTGTGCTGAAATTTCTTCTTCAGTTGCTAACTCATCATCCTCAAAATATATCCCAGCCCACAGAAGGAGAAACAAAAATAGCAAAGAACAAAAAATCAGATACTGCTCAAGCAGAAGATCTGTTGGATGAAGCAAAAAAATACTCAAGTGTCGAGGATAGAAAAGCCGAGCAAGCTGTTGTGTGCAGATTTAGAAAGAGGCAGGAAAAGATACAAAgagaaataacaagagaagaGGAATCAGAATCTCGGGTTTTAGCTTCTAGTTGTGTGTCAAAAGTGCCTCCTCGTCTTCGTGATGGTGATCTAGTGCATTTCAGCCATAGGCATCCTTTGCTAAGATTCCACTTCCGAGGAACAGAAGTTCTAAGATGCAACATGTGTACTATTATAATATCTGGGGTCGCTTATGGTTGCGATTATTGTCATTACTTTCTCCACGAGGTATGCTCTAATATTCCTAGAAGAATTCGGCATGATTTTCACCCTATGCACTCACTCACCCTTCTTCCTATTCCCTCAATCGCTCATTGGCATTccaaatttgaaaacaaattccgTTGTGTGGCATGTGGATATGACGACTCTTATCGTCACCACTCACTGTTTTCTTTTTACTATCATTGCGACTTGTGTAAATTTGACCTTCATCTTGAATGTGCTTCTGTGCAAACGACGTTGATCCACAAGGTAAAATATCCACTTGATCTCTTCACTTACTTTCCACTGGAAAGTGAAGGTGCAACCTTGTTATGTGGGATTTGTAGCCAAGTTATGAATAGGCAATCCTCTTGGCTTTTCTACAATCGTGAGTTTGATTACATCTGCCATTTTGAGTGTGCTGCTGAAGAAGAGCTTGGAGTTATAGGGGATGATATTTTCCTATCTGAAGTCCAAAAATCGTTGGTCATCCAAAAATGTTGTCCTGGCCAGCAACCAAAACTCGAACAGCTAGGAGAAGTTACACACTTCAGCCACCGGCATCCACTGAAAGCAATCAAACACACGAATGAGGCATCGATCATGAGTACTTGTTGCATATGTTCAAACAAGGCTTCGTCCGGTTACACTTGCCAGCTATGCAATTACTTCATCGACGAGAATTGTTTCCCTCTTCCGCGAAAGATACAGCACCATTTTCACCCGAATCACCCCCTCATACTCACAAGCTATGCCAATCATCCAAAGTTTAAATGCCCAGCTTGCACTCAAGAAGGTGGTGCAGCATACCATTGCTCTGCTTGTAAATTCGATCTCCATCGTAGCTGTGCTGGTGCTCCCATGACATTAACCCTTGGAGAGAACAAGAAAGTTCCTTATAAACTCCTCCATTCGTACCCATACGAGAGTGAGATGGCAGATATCAAATGCAGTGATTGTTCCACTGCGTTAAACTCAAAGCAGAGCTTCTTGTACTACAATTTCGACCTCGATGAAGTGCTTCATGTCCAATGTGCACTTGATAGAGAAGCTAGTAATTCTTATGGTACTAAGTTTCTTTTAGTTAGTAAAAGACTGAATAGTATTAGAATTGAGGAAGACCACTCTTAG